A portion of the Catalinimonas alkaloidigena genome contains these proteins:
- a CDS encoding sulfotransferase domain-containing protein, with protein MHSPTSLRHVLILGCGRSGTSIFGELFEHLPYYTYHSEPFVDQVPHLDFQTPQAIKVPRTHATYPASPGLSFPIEALDALVPPPQQLYWQVRHPLDAICSLRVGIAQKWGHHPKPPDWQAWLARPLLERCAYHWHYINSEGYARVADRAKIMRFEAMIADPLAFASEVCRDVGLRADAHLEALEAWAQRVQNTNNHRFVEAQTSRPYSRNDHHVKVGRWQENLTAEEIAQVRPLVEATAHRLGYVI; from the coding sequence GTGCATTCGCCCACTTCCCTCCGCCACGTTCTGATTCTGGGCTGTGGCCGCAGTGGCACTTCCATTTTCGGAGAGCTTTTCGAGCACTTGCCCTATTACACGTACCACAGCGAACCGTTCGTTGATCAGGTGCCGCACCTCGACTTCCAGACGCCGCAGGCGATCAAAGTGCCCAGGACACATGCAACGTATCCCGCCTCACCCGGCCTGTCGTTTCCGATCGAAGCGCTCGATGCGCTGGTGCCGCCTCCGCAGCAACTGTACTGGCAGGTGCGCCATCCGTTGGATGCCATCTGTTCCCTGCGTGTGGGCATTGCCCAAAAATGGGGCCACCACCCGAAACCACCCGACTGGCAGGCGTGGCTGGCGCGTCCGCTGTTGGAACGCTGCGCGTACCATTGGCATTATATCAACTCCGAAGGCTACGCCCGGGTTGCCGATCGGGCCAAAATTATGCGATTCGAAGCGATGATTGCCGACCCGCTTGCGTTTGCTTCTGAAGTGTGTCGTGATGTAGGCCTACGGGCCGATGCCCATCTGGAAGCGCTGGAAGCCTGGGCGCAACGGGTGCAGAATACGAACAACCACCGGTTTGTGGAAGCGCAAACGTCGCGACCGTATTCGCGGAACGACCATCACGTTAAAGTGGGGCGGTGGCAGGAAAACCTGACGGCCGAAGAAATAGCACAGGTTCGCCCGCTAGTAGAAGCCACGGCACACCGGCTCGGATATGTAATTTAG
- a CDS encoding GH3 auxin-responsive promoter family protein, giving the protein MAILGSVIKGVIQLRDTLTGEEAPFAERQRKSLTNLLEKAKDTAFGKHYDFASILKSDNLTQAFAERVPLHDYDKLHDAWWHRSLEGETDVCWPGKIEYFALTSGTSGSVSKHIPVTQDMIDAIRNTGIRQVWTLAHYDLPADFFEKGILMLGSSIDLEEKDGYAQGEISGISARNIPAWFDGFYKPGKEIAKIDDWEERLQKIAEEAPNWDIGALSGIPAWIQLMLERVIEHHNLNNIHDIWPHLSVYTTGGIAFEPYRKTFEKLLARPLIYLDTYLASEGFMAFQSRPNDRMAMELIPDEGIFFEFIPFGSDTFDDAGLPREGVKPVPIEEVDTETDYALVISTCAGTWRYLIGDTIKFTDPERAEIIISGRTKHYMDVAGSHLSVDNMNDAMRHLEEKHNLTIPEFAISAEPFEEHFAHRWFVGTEQDVDKETLRESLDAFLSEKNKNYRMAREKALKQVYVEVVKPEVFYEWLEKNKKKGGQIKMPRVLKGDQLDDWREFAGFTAPATQQ; this is encoded by the coding sequence ATGGCTATACTAGGATCTGTGATTAAAGGGGTGATCCAACTGCGCGATACCCTGACCGGCGAAGAAGCGCCCTTTGCGGAACGCCAACGCAAGAGTTTGACCAATCTTCTGGAAAAGGCGAAAGATACCGCCTTCGGCAAACATTATGATTTTGCCTCTATTTTAAAAAGCGACAACCTGACGCAGGCCTTTGCCGAACGTGTGCCGCTGCACGATTACGATAAACTGCACGACGCCTGGTGGCACCGCAGCCTGGAAGGCGAAACCGACGTGTGCTGGCCCGGCAAAATCGAGTACTTCGCGCTGACGTCGGGTACGTCGGGAAGCGTCAGCAAGCACATTCCCGTCACCCAGGACATGATCGACGCCATTCGCAACACCGGCATCCGGCAGGTCTGGACGCTGGCGCACTACGATCTTCCGGCCGATTTCTTCGAGAAAGGCATCCTGATGCTGGGCAGCAGCATTGATCTGGAAGAGAAAGACGGATACGCGCAGGGGGAAATCAGCGGCATCAGCGCCCGCAACATTCCGGCGTGGTTCGACGGCTTCTACAAACCGGGGAAAGAGATCGCGAAAATCGACGACTGGGAAGAGCGGCTGCAAAAAATTGCCGAGGAGGCACCCAACTGGGACATCGGAGCGCTGTCGGGCATTCCGGCCTGGATTCAATTGATGCTGGAGCGCGTCATCGAGCACCACAACCTGAACAACATTCACGACATCTGGCCGCACCTGAGCGTGTACACCACCGGGGGCATTGCGTTTGAACCCTACCGGAAAACGTTTGAGAAGCTGCTGGCCCGCCCGCTGATTTACCTCGACACGTACCTGGCGTCCGAAGGCTTCATGGCGTTTCAGAGCCGCCCGAACGACCGCATGGCGATGGAGTTGATTCCCGACGAAGGAATTTTCTTCGAATTTATCCCTTTTGGTTCCGACACGTTCGACGACGCGGGCCTGCCCCGCGAAGGTGTAAAACCCGTTCCGATCGAGGAAGTGGATACCGAAACCGATTATGCCCTGGTCATTTCGACCTGTGCGGGCACCTGGCGCTATCTGATTGGCGATACGATCAAATTTACCGATCCGGAACGTGCGGAAATCATCATCAGCGGGCGCACCAAGCATTATATGGACGTGGCCGGGTCGCACCTGTCGGTCGATAACATGAACGACGCCATGCGCCATCTTGAAGAAAAACACAACCTGACGATTCCTGAATTTGCCATCTCGGCCGAACCGTTCGAGGAGCATTTTGCCCACCGCTGGTTTGTCGGCACGGAACAGGACGTCGACAAAGAAACGCTGCGCGAATCGCTGGATGCGTTTCTAAGCGAGAAAAATAAAAACTACCGCATGGCCCGCGAAAAAGCCCTGAAACAGGTATACGTGGAGGTGGTGAAACCGGAGGTATTTTACGAGTGGCTGGAAAAGAACAAGAAGAAGGGGGGACAGATCAAAATGCCGCGCGTCCTCAAAGGCGACCAACTCGACGACTGGCGCGAATTTGCCGGTTTTACGGCCCCGGCAACGCAGCAATAA
- a CDS encoding arylesterase, whose product MNVKNRDKKNKVAGYAPLSFAFLLVLLMACQSESTSETTAAEATAPASTETAAAPTAAQKTIVFFGNSLTAGYGLEADQSYPSLIQQRIDSLGWPYRVVNAGLSGETTAAGLNRLDWVLQDSVDIFVLELGANDGLRGIPLTETRSNLKNIINQVQQKHPDAQIVLAGMQIPPNMGPEYTAEFRQIFPALAEAEGVHLIPFLLDGVAGDPGLNLPDGIHPNATGQYLVRENVWSVLEPLLRPTA is encoded by the coding sequence ATGAACGTGAAAAATAGAGATAAAAAAAATAAGGTCGCGGGCTACGCGCCGCTAAGCTTTGCTTTTTTACTGGTCCTTTTGATGGCCTGCCAGTCGGAGTCGACGAGCGAGACCACCGCCGCCGAGGCGACAGCGCCTGCCTCGACCGAAACGGCTGCCGCGCCCACCGCTGCCCAGAAAACAATCGTGTTTTTCGGCAACAGCCTGACGGCGGGCTATGGACTGGAAGCCGATCAGTCGTACCCCAGCCTCATCCAGCAACGCATTGACTCGCTGGGCTGGCCGTACCGTGTGGTGAACGCCGGGTTGAGCGGAGAAACCACGGCGGCGGGTCTGAACCGCCTCGACTGGGTGTTGCAGGATTCGGTCGACATATTTGTGCTCGAACTGGGCGCAAACGATGGCCTGCGGGGCATTCCACTCACCGAGACCCGCAGCAACCTGAAGAACATCATCAACCAGGTGCAGCAGAAGCACCCGGATGCGCAGATCGTGCTGGCCGGGATGCAGATTCCCCCGAACATGGGACCGGAGTATACGGCGGAGTTTCGTCAGATTTTCCCCGCGTTGGCCGAAGCCGAAGGCGTGCACCTCATTCCGTTTCTGCTCGACGGCGTGGCGGGTGATCCGGGCCTGAACCTGCCCGACGGCATTCACCCCAACGCCACCGGTCAGTACCTTGTCCGCGAAAACGTTTGGTCGGTGTTGGAACCGCTGCTTCGCCCCACCGCTTAA
- a CDS encoding ABC transporter ATP-binding protein, which translates to MLQVNQLGKTYRSGQRELTVLQDISFSVADGASAAIIGPSGSGKTTLLGLCAGLDRASTGSVYLNGIQLDDLTEDERADVRNRYVGFVFQNFQLLPSLTALENVMVPIELRGERGAEKRAVALLERVGLQDRRHHYPTQLSGGEQQRVSIARAFANAPRILFADEPTGNLDAETGQRVEELLFELNREAGTTLVLVTHDVDLAHRTQQVLRIRGGRLVSE; encoded by the coding sequence ATGCTACAAGTCAATCAACTGGGAAAAACCTACCGCTCCGGCCAACGGGAGCTCACGGTGTTACAAGATATTTCATTTTCGGTGGCCGATGGCGCTTCTGCGGCCATCATCGGGCCGTCGGGTAGCGGCAAAACCACGCTGCTGGGACTCTGTGCCGGGCTGGACCGCGCTTCGACCGGGTCGGTCTACCTCAACGGCATTCAGCTCGACGACCTGACTGAAGACGAGCGCGCCGACGTGCGCAACCGGTACGTGGGTTTCGTGTTCCAGAATTTTCAGTTGTTACCCTCGCTGACCGCCCTCGAAAACGTGATGGTGCCCATCGAACTGCGGGGCGAACGTGGTGCGGAAAAGCGTGCCGTGGCGTTGCTGGAACGCGTGGGCTTGCAGGACCGGCGGCACCATTATCCGACCCAACTGTCGGGTGGAGAGCAGCAGCGGGTTTCCATCGCCCGGGCGTTTGCCAACGCGCCGCGGATTCTTTTCGCCGACGAGCCGACCGGCAACCTGGATGCCGAAACGGGCCAGCGCGTAGAAGAACTTTTGTTCGAACTGAACCGCGAGGCGGGCACCACGTTGGTGTTGGTAACGCACGATGTGGACCTGGCCCACCGGACGCAGCAGGTCTTGCGCATCCGGGGCGGCCGGCTGGTATCCGAATAA
- a CDS encoding glycoside hydrolase family 20 zincin-like fold domain-containing protein: protein MCRLRNPTLLLCFLFAQALHAQSVVIHRATDVLQAEYAARRVQEALQANGHAVEVSGAFAITLQVDSTQLAPEAFVLRPDRNQLEITGGDGRGLVYGCLSLVEALQNGMALGDVAAHSETAKLPFRAVKFDLPWDTYRHSYALTQHQETCRDLAFWEAFLDMMAENRLNALTVWNLHPYTFMIRPKDFPEASPWTEVEMADWKTLFGGIFRMARERGIDTYVMPFNIFVTPEFAKAHHVAMDNLEHHFFVRGDTSDIIKRYTRACVTQLLEEYPDLTGMGLTLGEGMGGMTPQEREDWITETIIAGMCDANRTSKLIHRIPFSGNTGSLGATTVEMEQITRRSVERESQLPCIEGPVWADLKFNWSHPLSTPKLIKVHGGKIYGTYWDPLPTDYKITWTARNEDFFCLRWGVPDFIRTHIRQNSPPYVGGYFIGSETYIPAKDYFTRPGVKTNWRYAFERQWLYYQLWGRLLYNDDTPDAVFRAAFVRRYGKPGNALFEASALAGKTPLRLAASFDCTWDFTLYSEGFMALNQEAHREEYISVDWQIRQPPLDPAYVSVQAYVDTLTAGGVFSNERVTPPQLADDLERDCRQALAQVKGLNGTDNPAFVQEVADVKAWANLGLYFAEKLRGAVALQTYRMQGGAKNQQTAIQHLEKALGYWDVVIAITRPLYQDMPLVHFSEQDNRPWQENDHLRFHWANLRPAVAHDVEIARQAKAGTP, encoded by the coding sequence ATGTGCCGCCTACGTAATCCCACGCTCCTGCTTTGTTTCCTGTTTGCCCAGGCGTTGCACGCGCAATCGGTCGTGATTCACCGCGCCACGGACGTGTTGCAGGCGGAGTATGCGGCGCGCCGTGTACAAGAGGCCCTACAAGCCAATGGACATGCGGTTGAGGTGTCAGGTGCGTTCGCCATCACCTTACAGGTCGATTCCACACAATTGGCTCCGGAAGCGTTTGTGCTGCGTCCGGACCGGAATCAACTAGAGATCACCGGCGGCGATGGCCGTGGGCTGGTCTACGGATGCCTGTCGCTGGTGGAAGCGTTGCAGAACGGCATGGCCCTGGGCGATGTGGCAGCGCATTCCGAAACGGCGAAGCTGCCGTTCCGCGCCGTCAAGTTCGACCTGCCCTGGGATACCTACCGGCACAGCTATGCACTGACGCAGCACCAGGAAACCTGCCGCGACCTGGCATTCTGGGAAGCTTTTCTCGACATGATGGCGGAAAACCGGCTGAATGCTCTCACGGTCTGGAACCTACACCCCTACACGTTCATGATCCGACCCAAGGATTTTCCGGAGGCGAGTCCCTGGACCGAGGTGGAGATGGCCGACTGGAAAACACTGTTCGGCGGTATTTTTCGCATGGCGCGGGAGCGGGGAATCGATACGTACGTGATGCCGTTCAACATCTTCGTGACGCCGGAATTTGCCAAGGCGCATCACGTGGCGATGGACAACCTGGAGCACCACTTTTTTGTGCGGGGCGACACGTCCGACATCATCAAACGCTACACCCGCGCGTGCGTGACGCAACTGCTGGAAGAGTACCCGGACCTGACGGGCATGGGGCTGACGCTGGGCGAGGGCATGGGCGGCATGACGCCGCAGGAACGAGAAGACTGGATCACCGAAACGATCATCGCGGGGATGTGCGACGCCAACCGTACCTCGAAACTGATTCACCGGATTCCGTTTTCGGGCAATACGGGTTCGCTGGGCGCGACGACGGTCGAAATGGAACAGATCACCCGCCGCAGCGTCGAGCGTGAGTCGCAACTGCCCTGCATCGAAGGGCCGGTCTGGGCCGACCTGAAATTCAACTGGTCACACCCACTCTCGACGCCCAAGCTGATCAAAGTCCACGGCGGCAAAATCTACGGCACGTACTGGGACCCCTTGCCGACCGATTACAAAATCACCTGGACGGCCCGCAACGAAGATTTCTTTTGTCTACGCTGGGGCGTGCCCGACTTCATCCGTACCCACATCCGGCAAAACTCCCCGCCTTACGTCGGGGGCTACTTCATCGGTTCCGAAACTTACATTCCGGCCAAAGACTACTTTACCCGACCCGGGGTGAAGACCAACTGGCGGTACGCCTTCGAGCGGCAGTGGCTGTATTACCAGCTCTGGGGACGACTCCTTTACAACGACGACACGCCCGATGCGGTGTTCCGCGCCGCGTTTGTCCGGCGGTACGGCAAGCCCGGCAACGCCTTGTTCGAGGCGAGTGCCCTGGCCGGAAAAACGCCGCTCCGCCTCGCCGCGTCGTTCGACTGCACGTGGGATTTTACGCTCTACAGCGAAGGGTTCATGGCCCTGAACCAGGAAGCGCACCGTGAAGAGTACATCTCGGTCGACTGGCAGATCCGGCAACCGCCGCTCGACCCGGCCTACGTGTCGGTGCAGGCGTACGTGGATACGCTGACGGCCGGGGGCGTATTTTCGAACGAACGGGTGACGCCGCCGCAATTGGCCGATGACTTGGAACGCGACTGCCGACAGGCGTTGGCGCAGGTGAAAGGCCTGAACGGTACCGATAATCCCGCGTTTGTGCAGGAAGTCGCCGACGTGAAGGCCTGGGCCAACCTGGGGCTGTACTTCGCGGAGAAATTACGAGGCGCGGTGGCGTTGCAGACGTACCGCATGCAGGGCGGTGCGAAGAACCAACAGACCGCCATTCAACACCTGGAAAAAGCGTTGGGCTACTGGGATGTTGTCATCGCCATCACCCGTCCTCTCTACCAGGACATGCCGCTGGTCCACTTCAGCGAACAGGACAACCGGCCGTGGCAGGAAAACGACCACCTGCGGTTCCACTGGGCCAATTTGCGCCCCGCCGTCGCCCACGACGTGGAAATCGCCCGTCAGGCGAAAGCCGGAACGCCGTAA
- a CDS encoding glycosyltransferase, which translates to MLYSFIIPVYNRPDELLELLESITQQTHQNFEVVIIEDGSEQSSEAVVRSFQDRLDIAWYPTTGRIGQGFSRNLGFTKAKGDYFIILDSDTTIDPDYLENLDRHLNEHELDAFGGPDRSPRVATPVQQAIDYCMTSPFTTGGIRGRKNQVDKFYPRSFNMGFSREVYEATQGFNLPYLGEDIELSTRIMEKGFSTGLVPDSPVYHKRKTSFLNFYKQIHFFGRARVNLYKLFPHTLKLPHLFPAVYLCYFGTAAVGTVILTRKGHRKGALLLAPWALYQLLIFTHATMTKKSLKVGLLSTIGVNVQMIGYGAGFIQDFVKRVVLKKK; encoded by the coding sequence ATGCTCTATTCGTTCATCATCCCCGTTTACAACCGCCCCGACGAACTCCTCGAACTGCTGGAGTCGATTACGCAACAGACGCACCAAAATTTCGAAGTCGTCATCATTGAAGACGGCTCCGAACAATCGTCGGAAGCGGTCGTGCGGTCGTTTCAGGACCGGCTGGACATTGCGTGGTATCCGACGACGGGTCGCATCGGGCAGGGCTTTTCGCGGAACCTGGGGTTCACCAAAGCCAAAGGCGACTACTTCATCATCCTCGATTCGGACACCACCATCGACCCCGATTACCTGGAAAACCTGGATCGGCACCTGAACGAACACGAACTGGATGCCTTCGGCGGGCCGGACCGGTCGCCCCGCGTCGCCACGCCGGTGCAACAGGCCATCGACTACTGCATGACGTCGCCCTTCACCACGGGCGGCATTCGCGGCCGGAAAAATCAGGTCGACAAATTCTACCCCCGGAGTTTCAACATGGGCTTTTCGCGCGAAGTGTACGAGGCAACGCAGGGCTTCAACCTCCCCTACCTGGGCGAAGACATTGAGTTGAGCACGCGCATCATGGAAAAGGGATTCAGCACCGGCCTCGTGCCCGATTCGCCCGTTTACCACAAGCGCAAAACGTCGTTTTTGAATTTCTACAAACAGATTCACTTTTTCGGGCGGGCGCGGGTCAACCTCTACAAGCTGTTTCCCCACACGCTGAAACTGCCGCACTTGTTCCCGGCTGTCTACCTATGCTACTTCGGCACGGCGGCGGTGGGCACGGTTATTCTGACGCGCAAGGGCCACCGGAAGGGCGCGCTTCTGCTGGCGCCCTGGGCACTGTACCAACTCCTCATCTTCACGCACGCGACGATGACGAAGAAAAGCCTCAAGGTCGGCCTCCTGAGTACCATCGGCGTCAATGTTCAGATGATCGGTTACGGGGCCGGTTTTATTCAGGACTTTGTGAAGCGGGTGGTGCTGAAAAAGAAGTAG
- a CDS encoding acetyltransferase, translated as MEKPVIIFGASGLGKVALEIFESNGIVIYGFLDDDKALHGQQIGEVSVLGKTDDAGFLKLIGHKCEAFVAVDDNALRKGLVKMLNDKRHVMPTNAIHQRAYVAPSAYLGHGNLLSVGTTLNAFAKVGQHCILHANATLDYEVELGDFVQVGAGSTIGAGAKLENEVFVGAGAVILPGVTVGKGARIGAGSVVLADVAAKETVLGNPAQPFKR; from the coding sequence ATGGAAAAGCCCGTCATCATTTTCGGGGCCAGTGGCCTCGGCAAAGTCGCCCTCGAAATTTTCGAAAGCAACGGTATTGTCATCTACGGTTTTCTGGACGACGATAAGGCCTTGCACGGTCAGCAGATCGGCGAAGTTTCCGTGTTGGGCAAGACCGACGACGCGGGATTTCTGAAGCTGATCGGCCACAAATGCGAAGCCTTCGTGGCCGTCGACGACAACGCGCTGCGCAAAGGACTCGTGAAAATGCTGAACGACAAACGGCACGTGATGCCGACCAACGCCATTCACCAGCGCGCGTACGTGGCCCCCTCGGCCTACCTCGGGCACGGCAATCTCCTTAGTGTCGGCACCACGCTCAACGCCTTCGCCAAAGTCGGACAACACTGCATCCTTCACGCCAACGCCACCCTCGACTACGAAGTCGAGCTGGGCGATTTTGTGCAGGTCGGCGCGGGTAGCACCATCGGAGCCGGAGCCAAACTGGAAAACGAAGTATTTGTCGGGGCAGGAGCAGTGATTTTGCCCGGCGTAACCGTTGGCAAGGGCGCACGCATCGGGGCCGGGTCGGTCGTGCTGGCCGATGTCGCCGCGAAAGAAACGGTGCTGGGCAATCCGGCGCAGCCGTTCAAGCGGTAA
- a CDS encoding PadR family transcriptional regulator, with protein sequence MSRIYLGELEELILLIVAMLQGEAYGVAVQTEVKEQTGRAVNISAIHAALRRLEAKGYLRSEWGDATAQRGGRRKRLFVVTQGGVHALQTLRDMRVQLWNQIPGLSPNLSIS encoded by the coding sequence ATGTCCCGCATTTATTTAGGAGAACTCGAAGAACTGATTCTGCTCATCGTCGCCATGTTGCAGGGCGAGGCCTACGGCGTCGCGGTGCAGACGGAAGTAAAAGAGCAAACCGGTCGCGCGGTCAATATCAGCGCGATTCATGCGGCCCTGCGGCGACTCGAAGCCAAAGGCTACCTGCGTTCCGAATGGGGCGACGCCACGGCCCAACGCGGCGGGCGACGCAAGCGCCTCTTCGTGGTGACCCAGGGGGGTGTCCATGCGCTGCAAACCCTGCGCGACATGCGCGTGCAGTTGTGGAACCAGATTCCCGGTCTTTCGCCCAACCTTTCCATCTCATGA
- a CDS encoding ABC transporter permease, protein MKRVPNQPKPAAPQPAAPRWADRFLSWYCRPELLEEIQGDVYELFDQRLETTGLAAARRGFVWDVLRSFRLSTIRHPLPSFSPAMFRNHLQVTVRHLRKQKFYTGIKVVGFALGLACCLLILLFIRHELGYDRFYPDADRLYRVIAEYRQGDRSGIAAFTTTPLAETLERDYPEVERAVRVAPGFYDAGSSLIHLEGETQNVYEEGFMYADPAFLDVFSFRMQQGNAATALTEPYSVVLTEQMAEKYFPDKNPVGQVLILNNNAERPYRITGVMENVPEQSHFRFQFVLSMNSVGDSQLPNWGYSNFFTYVRLQPEADAKALEAKLPEIVHKYIDPDGEAAKAGRSMRFMLQPVPEVYLYSSGIFDNGYFKVGDIQYVWLFAAVALFVLLIASINFINLSTAKSANRAREVGIRKVLGSVRGQLVSQFLTESVLLSVIAFAASLLLAQLALPFFNRLADQHLSLPFGELWFIPGLLLAALALGLLAGAYPSLFLSSFLPAQVLKGKLSQGARSGRLRSALVIVQFTTSIVLIIATLVVQQQMHYIQDKKLGFEKDQTLILEDTYALGNQIQPFKEALKNLPNVAHVTVTGFLPVAGYDRNNTSAWPEGGHLPEAEVGLAKWYVDHDYIPTLGMQMLEGRNFSLDFPSDSQAIILNKKAVAMLGWDDPIGQRVSSYTYLDDKTGELLHKTYTVIGVVEDFHYESMKQDIAGLSLVLGGNTGATALKVHTEDMAQLLEDVQQVWQSFAPTEPFRYHFLDEQFANMYRTEHRVGQLFAIFAGLAIAVACLGLFALAAFMAEQRTKEISVRKVLGASVHSLFFLLTRNFVVMVLVALACAIPLAWYLMHRWLQDFVYRTTIGWEVFAVAGLAALGVTLLTISYQAIRAAFLNPADTLRSE, encoded by the coding sequence ATGAAACGCGTACCCAACCAACCCAAGCCGGCCGCACCGCAGCCGGCTGCACCCCGCTGGGCCGACCGTTTTCTGTCGTGGTACTGCCGCCCCGAACTGCTGGAAGAGATTCAGGGCGATGTGTACGAACTCTTCGATCAGCGCCTCGAGACCACAGGCCTCGCGGCTGCCCGGCGTGGGTTTGTGTGGGACGTGCTGCGTTCCTTTCGCCTTTCTACCATTCGTCATCCCCTTCCCTCTTTCTCTCCTGCCATGTTCAGAAATCACCTCCAAGTCACCGTGCGCCACCTGCGCAAACAGAAATTCTACACCGGCATCAAAGTGGTGGGCTTCGCCCTCGGCCTGGCGTGTTGTCTGCTGATCCTGCTGTTCATCCGGCACGAACTGGGATACGACCGCTTTTACCCCGATGCGGACCGCCTCTACCGGGTGATCGCCGAGTACCGACAGGGCGACCGAAGCGGCATTGCCGCCTTTACCACCACGCCCCTGGCCGAAACACTGGAGCGCGACTATCCGGAAGTAGAACGAGCGGTGCGCGTCGCGCCCGGTTTTTACGATGCGGGCAGCAGCCTGATTCACCTGGAGGGCGAAACGCAGAATGTCTACGAAGAAGGATTTATGTACGCCGATCCGGCTTTTCTCGACGTCTTTAGCTTTCGGATGCAACAGGGCAACGCCGCTACCGCGCTCACCGAACCCTACTCGGTGGTGCTGACCGAACAGATGGCCGAGAAATACTTTCCTGACAAAAATCCGGTCGGGCAGGTGCTGATCCTCAACAATAACGCCGAACGGCCCTACCGGATCACGGGCGTGATGGAAAACGTGCCGGAGCAATCGCATTTCCGTTTCCAGTTCGTGCTCTCGATGAACAGCGTGGGCGACAGTCAGTTGCCGAACTGGGGCTACTCAAATTTCTTCACCTATGTGCGGCTGCAACCCGAAGCCGATGCAAAGGCACTGGAGGCCAAACTGCCGGAAATCGTGCACAAGTACATCGATCCCGACGGGGAAGCCGCCAAGGCCGGAAGATCGATGCGGTTTATGTTGCAACCTGTTCCGGAGGTGTACCTGTATTCCAGCGGTATTTTCGACAACGGCTACTTCAAGGTGGGGGACATTCAGTACGTCTGGCTGTTTGCGGCCGTGGCGCTCTTCGTGCTGCTCATCGCCAGCATCAACTTCATCAACCTCTCGACGGCCAAGTCGGCCAACCGCGCCCGCGAAGTCGGCATCCGCAAGGTGTTGGGCTCGGTGCGCGGCCAACTGGTTTCGCAGTTTCTAACCGAATCCGTCTTGCTGAGCGTCATCGCCTTTGCCGCGAGTCTGCTGCTGGCACAACTGGCGCTGCCCTTCTTCAACCGCCTTGCCGATCAACACCTGTCGCTACCGTTCGGGGAACTCTGGTTTATTCCTGGCTTGCTGCTGGCCGCCCTTGCGCTGGGCCTGCTGGCCGGGGCCTATCCTTCCCTCTTTCTCTCTTCTTTCCTTCCTGCACAGGTCCTGAAGGGCAAGCTCAGCCAGGGGGCCCGGAGCGGGCGGTTGCGTTCGGCGCTGGTGATCGTCCAGTTTACGACGTCCATCGTGCTGATCATCGCCACGTTGGTGGTGCAGCAGCAAATGCATTACATCCAGGACAAAAAGCTGGGCTTCGAGAAAGACCAGACCCTGATTCTGGAAGATACTTACGCGCTGGGCAACCAGATTCAGCCCTTCAAAGAAGCCCTGAAAAATCTTCCGAACGTCGCCCATGTCACCGTCACGGGGTTCCTGCCCGTCGCGGGATACGACCGCAACAATACCTCTGCCTGGCCCGAGGGGGGCCATCTACCCGAAGCGGAAGTGGGGCTGGCCAAGTGGTATGTCGATCACGACTACATTCCAACGCTGGGCATGCAGATGCTTGAAGGGCGCAACTTTTCGCTCGACTTCCCTTCGGATTCGCAGGCCATCATCCTCAACAAAAAAGCGGTGGCGATGTTGGGCTGGGATGACCCCATCGGCCAACGCGTCAGTTCGTACACTTACCTGGACGACAAAACCGGTGAGCTGCTGCACAAGACCTATACCGTGATCGGCGTGGTGGAAGATTTTCATTACGAATCGATGAAACAAGACATCGCCGGTCTGAGTCTGGTCCTTGGCGGTAACACCGGCGCGACGGCGCTCAAAGTCCACACCGAGGACATGGCGCAACTTCTTGAAGACGTGCAACAGGTCTGGCAGTCCTTCGCGCCCACCGAACCCTTCCGGTATCACTTCCTGGACGAACAATTTGCCAACATGTACCGGACGGAGCACCGGGTCGGGCAACTCTTCGCCATCTTCGCCGGGCTGGCCATTGCGGTGGCGTGCCTGGGGTTGTTTGCCCTGGCGGCGTTCATGGCCGAGCAGCGCACGAAAGAAATCAGTGTCCGGAAAGTGCTGGGCGCGTCTGTACACAGTCTCTTTTTCCTGCTGACCCGGAATTTTGTGGTGATGGTGCTGGTGGCGTTGGCTTGTGCCATCCCCCTGGCGTGGTACCTGATGCACCGGTGGCTCCAGGACTTCGTCTACCGCACCACCATCGGCTGGGAAGTATTCGCCGTGGCCGGGCTGGCTGCACTGGGCGTTACCCTCCTGACGATCAGCTACCAAGCCATTCGGGCGGCGTTCCTGAACCCGGCCGATACGTTGCGGTCGGAATAG